The proteins below are encoded in one region of Rhinolophus sinicus isolate RSC01 linkage group LG07, ASM3656204v1, whole genome shotgun sequence:
- the LOC109453922 gene encoding small integral membrane protein 24, which yields MGTVETLFVFSTLFLLPAEAQQATEHLRLKPWLVGLAAVVGFLFIVFLLMLANRIWCSKGRAEGEESMFRMEISPYQDRDLSKEGKREKNEEKEEKAKKEGESNLGLELEEKEEPTDQEKAKDTAM from the exons ATGGGGACTGTGGAGACCCTTTTCGTATTCAGCACCCTGTTCCTCTTGCCTGCCGAGGCCCAGCAAG CCACAGAACACCTGCGCCTGAAGCCGTGGCTGGTGGGCCTTGCTGCTGTGGTGGGCTTCCTGTTCATAGTCTTCCTCCTCATGCTGGCCAACCGCATCTGGTGCTCCAAAGGGAG AGCCGAGGGTGAGGAATCCATGTTCAGAATGGAGATCAGCCCATACCAAGACAGGGACCTGAG TAAAGAAGGCAAGAGGGAGAAgaatgaagagaaggaagaaaaggccaagaaggaaggagagagcaaCTTGGGGCTGGAGCTCGAGGAGAAAGAGGAGCCCACAGACCAGGAGAAAGCCAAGGACACAGCCATGTGA
- the SMIM44 gene encoding small integral membrane protein 44: MMTPTVLSSPLSSTLWVQPPLNISILLLIRHPKPNMSLQFLLLPPKLLLPQEMETPSFQVQLTNSQAAAMPELVDAEGTQVWSQTPPLYEEYRPPPLDTIRLPRYVLYLLLAALLVVVVAYAIVGHLIKDLAHDLADWAFGLKPDQEDTPRELRPNLEGEDLEQLDLQLALAWWGDEAAGAESEGVLAVAPTGDPHRPSIAFKDPPVRSSFWRLH; this comes from the exons ATGATGACACCCACAGTCCTGTCTTCTCCCCTGAGCTCCACACTCTGGGTCCAGCCGCCTCTCAACATCTCCATTTTGTTATTGATAAGGCACCCCAAACCCAATATGTCCTTACAATTCCTCCTGTTACCTCCGAAGTTGCTCCTCCCACAGGAAATGGAAACTCCATCATTCCAGGTGCAGCTTACAAACAGTCAG GCGGCCGCAATGCCAGAGCTGGTGGACGCGGAGGGGACCCAGGTGTGGAGCCAGACCCCACCACTGTATGAAGAGTACCGCCCACCACCACTGGATACCATCCGCCTGCCCAGATACGTGCTGTACCTGCTCCTGGCTGCTCTCCTAGTGGTGGTCGTGGCCTATGCCATTGTCGGGCATCTCATCAAGGACCTCGCCCATGACCTGGCTG ACTGGGCCTTCGGCCTGAAGCCGGACCAGGAGGACACGCCCAGGGAGCTGCGCCCGAACCTGGAGGGCGAGGATCTGGAGCAGCTGGACCTCCAGCTGGCCCTGGCATGGTGGGGCGATGAGGCTGCTGGTGCGGAGAGTGAGGGCGTCCTTGCAGTAGCCCCCACTGGGGACCCCCACCGCCCCTCCATTGCCTTCAAGGACCCACCCGTCCGAAGCTCTTTCTGGAGGCTGCACTGA
- the LOC109453924 gene encoding small integral membrane protein 24, protein MDRFWMTPGRLSLLAALVLWPVQAHPLVQRKQWLVGLGAVLAFLVLIFILTVVYAIWCSESRHSNKEKEEETVRKEEKEGEGDWGLELEEKEEPPNHARVMSSS, encoded by the exons ATGGACAGATTCTGGATGACCCCTGGCCGACTCTCCCTTCTGGCAGCTCTGGTCCTGTGGCCAGTTCAGGCCCACCCCT TGGTCCAGAGGAAGCAGtggctggtggggctgggggccgtTCTGGCTTTCCTCGTCCTCATCTTCATCCTCACGGTGGTCTACGCCATCTGGTGCAGTGAGTCTCGGCACAG taataaagagaaggaagaagagactgtgagaaaggaggaaaaggaaggagagggtgactgggggctggagctggaggagaaagaggagccTCCAAACCACGCAAGAGTGATGAGCTCCTCATGA
- the DOHH gene encoding deoxyhypusine hydroxylase, translated as MVTEQEVEAIGQTLVDPQQPLQARFRALFTLRGLGGPAAITWISQAFSDDSALLKHELAYCLGQMQDRRAIPVLVDVLRDTCQEPMVRHEAGEALGAIGDLEVLEILKQYSTDPVVEVAETCQLALRRLEWLQQLSGEPAAAGPYLSVDPAPPAEEHDVGRLREALLDEARPLFDRYRAMFALRDAGSEEAALALAEGLRCGSALFRHEIGYVLGQLQHEAAVPQLVAALAQRTESPMVRHECAEALGAIARPACLAALRAHVADPERVVRESCEVALDMYEYETGPAFQYANGLEQLRPSLS; from the exons ATGGTAACGGAACAGGAGGTGGAGGCCATTGGGCAGACGCTGGTAGACCCCCAGCAGCCCCTGCAGGCCCGCTTCCGGGCGCTCTTCACACTTAGAGGCCTGGGTGGCCCAGCCGCCATCACCTGGATCAGCCAGGCCTTCAGTGATGACTCCGCCCTGCTCAAGCACGAGCTGGCCTACTGCCTGGGCCAGATGCAGGATCGCCGGGCCATCCCTGTGCTGGTGGATGTGCTGCGTGACACCTGCCAGGAGCCCATGGTGCGCCATGAGGCAG GGGAGGCCCTGGGGGCTATCGGGGACCTGGAAGTTCTGGAGATCCTGAAGCAGTACTCCACCGACCCTGTCGTAGAG GTGGCTGAGACGTGCCAGCTGGCCCTCCGGCGGCTGGAGTGGCTGCAGCAGCTCAGTGGGGAGCCGGCAGCAGCTGGGCCCTACCTCTCGGTGGACCCAGCCCCACCAGCCGAGGAGCACGATGTGGGGCGGCTGAGGGAGGCACTGCTGGACGAGGCCCGGCCGCTTTTCGACCGATACCGAGCCATGTTCGCCCTGCGTGATGCGGGTAGTGAGGAGGCTGCCCTGGCGCTGGctgagg GCCTGCGCTGTGGCAGCGCCCTCTTCCGCCATGAGATCGGCTATGTCCTGGGCCAGCTGCAGCATGAGGCGGCAGTGCCCCAGCTGGTGGCTGCCCTGGCCCAGCGAACCGAGAGCCCCATGGTGCGACATGAGTGCGCCGAGGCCCTGGGAGCGATCGCCCGGCCCGCCTGTCTGGCCGCCCTGCGGGCCCATGTGGCCGACCCTGAGCGCGTGGTGCGGGAGAGCTGCGAGGTGGCCTTGGACATGTATGAGTATGAGACGGGGCCGGCCTTCCAGTATGCCAATGGGCTGGAGCAGCTGCGGCCATCCCTCTCCTAG